One Glycine soja cultivar W05 chromosome 2, ASM419377v2, whole genome shotgun sequence genomic region harbors:
- the LOC114386483 gene encoding myb-like protein X — MMMGTKSLFMLKSHIDSINLRVVNDFVCVNMLWAFASLRVFVCNYVFYAFGLLLRYLFRFLHLGDAKDDIIVQRLQHVEKNRVSDSEIDGFREELASFLFWSEDFHEETEGETESSVSFMEVAPESERRDGETEFSAFSMEITPESEKRNVETDCSVFMDIHCDAHEDGVKTEVPTESSVSEEIDSDIREGGMSRGIEEEGFVFMKSESENSIIHENSHEVGKETDELFSKETNSDVHQHGKKIDEDEIENFVYLENDSGLHHRIMKREEEEEIDEPVSAEIDSVVHEEFKKIDENETGSGALMENVSSETVNDDGEKIDENEDSVFEEQESNVHGDDTKREEKEEETNVPVLGDSNSVTTTSKCEYLSGKDISGFMEEPTTLRFSFREFYMGPDVSTVSDNAYASTKIIADKEFSEFGSEKKPLAQAQTEDSVQEEVSAPSTHIPLHFESEMFGGSDSSDEDYFLYNENSVTSDSESESSSSSGLNWGNSNKMDDSIVYQFLGGKNGGEGFQPEILKLMMREERAEDVEEKHSSCDGKVSEFSAHGIYSKDGYVEMEPCMKGLKSLKAHGFGGKESKKAVVKDQREGSKNKEEEVCRNGLKRNEEIRWEDELSDSESDEGDFEWEHDDLVEQLKLELKNSRQGGLATILEEVEEANEEEEVVAFEEEERVSPRVVEDPKPMEIEEKLEYKDQIDEIHIVYKSYAEKMKKLDILNYQTMHALGLLQLKDPLKLISLPKSAIQGAKPVISQNLWPRKASKNSSDPLVKLVHELHRDLELVYVGQVCLSWEILCWQHKKALELQQYDSQGSHSHRYNHVAGEFQLFQVLVQRFIENEPFQGPRLQNYVKNRCVIRNLLQVPGIKDDSKGDEEEDAIASGKLADIIKESMRVFWEFVRADKDYGNVIFKASQHNRIDLKDPIISGLMVDIKTQLQKKDRRLKDIVRTGNCIVKKFQKHHEDQLDHEQLVAQVGLRLISRVVNMSKLRKEQLIWCNEKLHRIKFLSRKIVQVEPSFLLFPC, encoded by the exons ATGATGATGGGTACTAAGAGCCTCTTTATGCTTAAGTCCCACATTGATTCCATCAACTTACGAGTTGTGAACGATTTTGTTTGTGTGAACATGTTGTGGGCCTTTGCTTCTCTGCGGGTGTTTGTTTGCAACTATGTTTTCTATGCTTTTGGATTGTTGCTGAGATATCTCTTCAG GTTTCTTCATTTGGGAGATGCAAAAGATGATATTATTGTTCAGAGACTACAACATGTTGAGAAGAACCGGGTTTCTGATTCTGAGATTGATGGGTTCCGAGAGGAGCTTGCTAGTTTTCTGTTTTGGAGTGAAGATTTTCATGAAGAGACAGAGGGAGAAACAGAGAGCTCTGTTTCTTTCATGGAGGTTGCTCCTGAAAGTGAGAGAAGAGATGGAGAGACAGAGTTCTCTGCTTTTTCCATGGAGATTACTCCTGAAAGTGagaaaagaaatgttgaaaCAGATTGCTCTGTTTTTATGGACATCCACTGTGATGCTCATGAAGATGGGGTGAAAACAGAGGTGCCCACAGAGAGCTCTGTTTCAGAAGAGATTGATTCTGACATTCGTGAAGGTGGTATGAGTAGGGGAATAGAAGAAGAAGGATTTGTTTTCATGAAGAGTGAGTCAGAAAACTCTATTATTCATGAAAATAGTCACGAAGTTGGAAAAGAAACAGATGAACTTTTTTCCAAGGAAACCAACTCAGATGTTCATCAACatggtaaaaaaattgatgaagatGAAATAGAGAACTTTGTTTACTTGGAGAATGACTCTGGTCTCCATCATAGAATTATGaagagggaagaagaagaagaaattgatGAACCTGTTTCTGCGGAGATTGATTCTGTTGTTCATGAAGAATTCaagaaaattgatgaaaatgaaACTGGGAGTGGTGCTTTAATGGAGAATGTCTCTAGTGAAACTGTAAATGACGATGGTGAGAAAATAGATGAAAATGAGGACTCTGTTTTCGAGGAACAAGAGTCTAATGTTCATGGAGATGAtacaaagagagaagaaaaagaagaagaaacaaatgtGCCTGTTTTGGGGGACAGTAACTCTGTAACAACCACAAGTAAGTGCGAGTACTTATCAGGAAAAGATATAAGTGGGTTCATGGAGGAACCAACAACATTGAGGTTCAGTTTTCGAGAATTTTACATGGGTCCAGATGTTTCAACCGTTTCTGACAATGCATATGCCAGCACAAAAATTATTGCCGACAAGGAATTTTCAGAGTTTGGTTCAGAGAAAAAGCCTCTGGCTCAAGCACAAACAGAGGACTCTGTTCAAGAAGAGGTTTCAGCACCTTCTACCCATATCCCTCTTCACTTTGAGAGTGAGATGTTTGGTGGATCCGATTCATCCGATGAAGATTATTTTCTTTACAACGAAAACTCGGTGACATCGGATTCGGAGTCAGAGTCGTCTAGCTCAAGTGGTCTGAACTGGGGCAACAGCAACAAAATGGATGATTCAATTGTATACCAGTTTCTGGGTGGTAAAAATGGTGGTGAAGGATTTCAACCTGAGATTCTGAAGCTAATGATGAGAGAAGAAAGAGCAGAAGATGTGGAGGAGAAGCATTCTTCATGTGATGGAAAAGTTTCAGAATTTAGTGCTCATGGCATTTATTCTAAAGATGGGTATGTGGAAATGGAACCTTGCATGAAGGGTTTGAAGTCCTTAAAAGCACATGGTTTTGGTGGTAAAGAATCTAAAAAAGCTGTGGTTAAAGATCAAAGAGAAGGTtcaaaaaacaaagaagaagaggTGTGTAGGAATGGCttgaagagaaatgaagaaattaGGTGGGAAGATGAATTGAGTGattcagaatcagatgagggtGACTTTGAATGGGAGCATGATGATTTAGTTGAACAGCTGAAATTGGAATTGAAAAATTCAAGGCAAGGAGGACTTGCCACAATTTTAGAAGAAGTGGAAGAGGCGAACGAAGAGGAAGAGGTGGTGGCGTTTGAAGAGGAAGAAAGAGTGTCCCCAAGAGTGGTTGAAGATCCAAAGCCAATGGAAATTGAAGAGAAGCTTGAATACAAGGATCAAATTGATGAAATTCATATAGTTTACAAGAGCTATGCAGAGAAGATGAAGAAACTTGATATCTTGAATTACCAGACCATGCACGCATTAG GTCTTCTTCAACTAAAAGACcctctaaaattaatttcattaccAAAATCCGCAATCCAAGGTGCAAAGCCTGTAATCTCTCAGAACTTGTGGCCACGCAAAGCTTCAAAGAACTCATCAGATCCATTGGTGAAGCTTGTTCATGAACTGCATAGAGATTTGGAATTAGTATATGTTGGGCAAGTTTGCCTCTCTTGGGAAATCCTTTGTTGGCAACACAAGAAAGCCCTTGAGTTGCAACAATATGATTCACAAGGGTCTCATAGTCATAGGTATAACCATGTTGCTGGtgaatttcaactttttcaAGTCCTAGTTCAGAGATTCATAGAGAATGAGCCATTTCAAGGCCCTAGGCTACAGAACTATGTCAAGAACCGTTGTGTGATTCGCAACTTGCTCCAAGTTCCAGGCATTAAAG ATGATAGTAAAGGGGATGAAGAAGAGGATGCTATTGCAAGTGGAAAGTTGGCAGATATCATCAAGGAATCAATGAGGGTGTTCTGGGAATTTGTTCGAGCAGATAAAGATTATGGGAATGTGATCTTTAAAGCTTCTCAGCACAACAGAATTGATCTTAAAGACCCTATAATTTCTGGTCTTATGGTGGACATTAAAACACAACTACAGAAA AAGGACAGAAGGCTCAAGGACATAGTGAGAACCGGGAATTGCATAGTTAAGAAGTTCCAAAAGCACCATgaggatcaacttgatcatgaGCAATTGGTTGCTCAGGTGGGGTTGAGATTGATTTCAAGGGTGGTAAACATGTCCAAATTGAGAAAAGAACAGCTAATATGGTGTAATGAAAAGTTACACCGAATCAAGTTTTTGAGCAGGAAGATTGTCCAGGTGGAACCTTCCTTCTTGCTTTTTCCATGTTGA
- the LOC114386474 gene encoding 60S ribosomal protein L34: MVQRLTYRKRHSYATKSNQHRVVKTPGGKLVYQTTKKRASGPKCPVTGKRIQGIPHLRPAEYKRSRLPRNRRTVNRAYGGVLSGSAVRERIIRAFLVEEQKIVKKVLKIQKAKEKQASKA; this comes from the exons ATGGTGCAGCGTCTCACCTACCGCAAGAGGCACAGCTATGCCACCAAATCCAACCAACACAGGGTCGTCAAAACCCCTG GTGGGAAGCTCGTTTATCAGACCACCAAGAAGAGGGCCAGCGGGCCCAAGTGCCCCGTCACTGGCAAGAGGATTCAGGGG ATTCCACACTTGAGGCCTGCAGAGTACAAGAGATCAAGGTTACCCAGAAACCGTAGGACTGTCAACCGTGCATATGGCGGAGTTTTGTCTGGAAGTGCTGTCAGGGAGAG GATTATCCGAGCTTTCTTAGTTGAAGAGCAAAAGATTGTGAAGAAGGTCTTGAAGATCCAGAAGGCAAAGGAAAAGCAAGCCTCAAAGGCTTGA